In Paraburkholderia bryophila, a single genomic region encodes these proteins:
- a CDS encoding alpha/beta fold hydrolase gives MLDIKRETLELNVRGVDLNISSLHRLGNGEPIVFLHGFGSTKEDYADIARLPAFAGRPFVAYDAPGCGDSECGDLSALSIPFLVDAARAVLNRLDVQRFHLVGHSMGGLTSLMLAHEERERVLSFIDIEGNVAPEDCFLSRQIVSHPSDDPQRFFADFIDRNWGAPDFSSSLYAASLRHKVRAGAVRGIFTSMVHLSDHGNLLARFVDLPCRKMFMFGEQNAGLSYLPHLQESGVTLASIAHSGHFPMYSNPVEMWKRIALFLGHIAPE, from the coding sequence ATGCTAGACATAAAAAGAGAAACGCTTGAACTGAATGTTCGAGGCGTGGACCTGAACATTTCATCGCTGCACAGATTGGGGAACGGTGAGCCGATTGTCTTTCTTCACGGCTTCGGCTCCACGAAAGAAGACTATGCCGATATCGCTCGATTGCCCGCGTTCGCCGGTCGCCCGTTTGTTGCCTATGACGCACCGGGCTGCGGCGACAGCGAATGCGGCGACCTGTCCGCGCTATCCATCCCCTTTCTCGTCGACGCCGCGCGCGCTGTGCTGAACCGGCTGGACGTCCAGCGGTTCCATCTGGTCGGACATTCGATGGGTGGCCTGACGTCGTTGATGCTCGCTCATGAAGAGCGCGAACGCGTGTTGAGTTTCATCGACATCGAAGGCAACGTGGCGCCCGAGGACTGCTTTCTGAGCAGACAAATCGTGAGTCATCCGTCCGATGACCCGCAGCGGTTCTTTGCCGACTTCATCGACCGCAACTGGGGCGCGCCCGACTTCTCGAGTTCGCTCTACGCGGCGAGCCTGCGGCACAAAGTGCGCGCGGGCGCCGTGCGCGGAATATTTACGTCGATGGTGCATCTCTCCGACCACGGCAACCTGTTGGCCCGGTTTGTCGATCTGCCGTGCCGGAAGATGTTTATGTTCGGCGAGCAAAACGCCGGCCTCTCCTATTTGCCGCATTTGCAGGAATCGGGTGTGACGCTGGCCTCCATAGCGCATTCGGGTCATTTTCCGATGTACTCCAATCCGGTTGAAATGTGGAAACGGATTGCATTGTTCCTTGGCCACATTGCCCCCGAGTAG
- a CDS encoding LysR substrate-binding domain-containing protein: MTTIDFRLIRQLWMFLAVAEEKHFGRAAERLNMSQPPLTEQIKVLEQSLKLTLFERSRRGTQLSAAGAAILPAVQQFADQVERLERVVREVAAGQTGVLQVGAITSAMLETVPAVLNALKRDYPNLTVFIREIDSVEAIPALEAGELDVAFVRLDGNVGHGIATLPIAEDRLAVAVPRDHPLAALSRVRLRSLADESLVMSSRQISPAYFDFLTAVCQSHGFAPRVLHEVRSVTSQIAYVGCGQGIALVPSSMRKLASENVVIRPLKERVMVVTAALAWNANRHHPMVDAVVSWAKDNAARKPKKNAQASGD, from the coding sequence ATGACCACTATCGATTTCCGCCTCATCCGTCAACTCTGGATGTTCCTTGCCGTCGCCGAAGAAAAGCACTTTGGGCGCGCTGCGGAACGGTTGAACATGTCTCAGCCTCCCTTAACGGAACAGATCAAGGTGCTGGAACAGTCGCTGAAGTTAACGCTGTTCGAACGCTCTCGCCGAGGGACTCAGTTGAGTGCGGCAGGCGCCGCGATTTTGCCGGCGGTCCAGCAGTTCGCCGACCAGGTGGAACGTCTTGAGCGTGTCGTACGGGAAGTGGCGGCCGGTCAGACTGGCGTCCTGCAGGTGGGCGCGATTACATCGGCCATGCTTGAAACGGTGCCGGCGGTATTGAACGCATTGAAGCGCGACTATCCGAACCTGACGGTGTTCATTCGGGAGATTGATAGCGTCGAGGCGATCCCCGCGCTGGAGGCGGGCGAACTCGATGTCGCGTTTGTGAGGCTGGACGGTAACGTCGGACATGGAATCGCGACGCTGCCAATCGCCGAAGATCGGCTTGCGGTAGCGGTGCCGCGAGATCATCCGCTGGCGGCACTCTCCCGCGTGCGTTTGCGCTCGCTCGCTGACGAGTCGCTCGTGATGTCGTCGCGGCAGATCAGCCCGGCTTACTTCGATTTTCTGACCGCCGTCTGCCAGTCACACGGTTTCGCGCCGCGCGTGTTGCATGAGGTCCGCTCGGTGACGTCGCAAATCGCCTACGTGGGATGCGGTCAGGGCATCGCGCTCGTGCCGTCGTCGATGCGAAAACTGGCCTCGGAAAACGTGGTGATTCGCCCGTTGAAGGAGCGTGTCATGGTCGTGACGGCCGCGCTCGCGTGGAACGCGAACCGGCATCATCCGATGGTTGACGCGGTGGTGTCCTGGGCGAAAGACAATGCCGCACGCAAGCCGAAGAAGAATGCCCAGGCGTCTGGCGATTGA
- a CDS encoding RraA family protein: protein MNHTPSLDRLASLDTNTISDALDFLGIQGATYGLRPLWDCPKIVGRASTIQLGPKTDAAPTAHLITPVVDAVTTDDRVLVIAGGLEGISCWGDILANAAVAKKIRGSIIDGVSRDIEGSESIAYPVYGRGITMISARNRVVQIDSGQPVQIAGVTVHEDDYVMADRCGTVFVPASRIDEVLELGERITRRQDGMVAAVRAGRSVAEVMHDKEFEAIRA, encoded by the coding sequence ATGAACCACACTCCCTCGCTCGACCGGCTTGCTTCGCTCGACACCAACACGATCTCCGATGCACTCGACTTTCTCGGCATTCAAGGCGCGACCTATGGCCTTCGCCCGCTATGGGACTGTCCGAAGATCGTCGGCCGAGCCAGCACCATTCAGCTTGGGCCCAAAACCGATGCGGCGCCGACCGCGCATCTGATTACACCAGTCGTCGATGCGGTCACCACCGACGATCGCGTTCTCGTGATTGCGGGCGGCCTCGAAGGTATCTCCTGCTGGGGCGACATTCTGGCGAACGCGGCAGTGGCAAAAAAGATTCGCGGTTCGATTATCGATGGCGTCAGTCGCGATATTGAAGGAAGCGAGTCCATCGCCTACCCGGTCTATGGCCGCGGCATCACGATGATTAGCGCAAGAAACCGGGTCGTTCAGATCGACTCGGGACAGCCGGTGCAGATTGCCGGCGTCACCGTGCACGAGGACGACTACGTGATGGCCGACCGCTGCGGCACGGTGTTCGTGCCCGCGTCGCGTATCGATGAAGTGCTGGAACTCGGCGAAAGAATTACGCGCCGTCAGGACGGTATGGTCGCCGCCGTCCGTGCGGGACGCTCCGTCGCCGAGGTCATGCACGACAAAGAGTTCGAAGCCATCCGTGCTTAA
- a CDS encoding pyridoxal phosphate-dependent aminotransferase — translation MTTSVNGLNRFLASARPSATYGVMDRVAARRAQGADVISLSAGEPDFDTPAHVREAGIAAIRHGYTRYTQVAGMRALREAVADKFRRENGLDTDWRQTIVCNGGKQVIFNAIAATLNEGDEVVIPAPYWVSYPEIVQLCGGKSVVVECGVKSGFKITPALLEGAITARTRWLILNSPSNPTGAVYSRAELLALAEVLLSHPHVLVLSDDIYEHLIFDGLTFFTLAQVEPRLRERVLTMNGVSKAYAMTGWRIGFGTGPGWLIDAMGKLQGQQTSGASTISQHAALAALTGSQQFVSESRSVFQHRRDYLVRAINATEGLCCEVPQGAFYAFASCEGLIGKVTAAGKQLLSDEDVVNGLLDEAGVATVHGSAFGLGPYVRIAYALESAALQRACEAIGRFCERLSG, via the coding sequence ATGACAACCAGCGTGAACGGACTCAATCGCTTTCTGGCATCAGCGAGGCCTTCGGCAACCTACGGTGTGATGGATCGGGTCGCCGCCCGGCGCGCGCAAGGTGCCGACGTGATATCGCTGAGCGCTGGCGAACCGGACTTCGATACTCCAGCGCATGTGAGAGAGGCAGGCATTGCCGCCATTCGGCATGGTTATACGCGCTACACGCAGGTTGCCGGAATGCGGGCGTTGCGCGAGGCGGTCGCGGATAAATTTCGTCGCGAGAATGGACTCGATACCGACTGGCGTCAGACCATTGTTTGCAATGGTGGAAAGCAGGTCATTTTTAATGCTATTGCAGCGACGCTCAATGAAGGTGATGAGGTCGTTATCCCGGCACCGTATTGGGTGAGCTATCCGGAGATCGTGCAACTGTGCGGCGGGAAATCCGTCGTTGTCGAATGTGGGGTGAAGAGTGGGTTCAAGATTACGCCCGCTTTGCTGGAGGGCGCGATTACGGCGCGCACGCGATGGTTGATTCTCAACTCGCCATCCAATCCTACGGGTGCGGTGTACAGTCGCGCCGAATTGCTGGCTTTGGCTGAGGTACTGCTTTCACATCCACACGTCTTGGTGCTGTCGGATGATATTTATGAGCACCTCATTTTCGATGGGCTGACGTTCTTTACGCTGGCTCAGGTCGAGCCCCGGTTGCGTGAGCGTGTGCTGACGATGAATGGAGTATCGAAAGCGTATGCGATGACGGGTTGGCGGATTGGTTTTGGAACTGGACCGGGGTGGCTTATCGATGCGATGGGGAAGTTGCAAGGGCAACAGACTTCGGGGGCGTCGACCATTTCGCAGCATGCCGCGTTGGCTGCACTGACCGGCTCTCAACAGTTTGTCTCGGAGTCGCGGTCGGTTTTTCAGCATCGGCGCGATTATCTGGTGCGGGCGATTAATGCTACTGAGGGGTTGTGTTGTGAGGTTCCGCAGGGGGCGTTTTATGCGTTTGCTTCGTGTGAGGGGTTGATTGGGAAAGTTACGGCTGCAGGGAAGCAACTGCTCTCGGATGAAGATGTGGTCAATGGGCTGCTGGACGAGGCAGGCGTAGCGACCGTGCATGGCAGTGCTTTTGGGCTTGGGCCGTATGTGCGGATTGCTTATGCGCTGGAGAGTGCGGCGTTGCAGCGGGCGTGTGAGGCGATTGGGCGGTTTTGTGAGAGGCTTTCTGGGTAG
- a CDS encoding IS256 family transposase → MPIMKKKRTVASQAAARGPLPELPEGLLDELVKGPMTPVQVQDLMLAFNKAIIERAMGAEMNMHLGYPPGQPKPDGQANERNGASGKTIITERGPVRLDLPRDREGSFAPILIPKHERRFTGFDERIIAMYARGMSVREIQAFLAESYGTEVSPDFISSVTDEVMAETLAWQNRPLEPMYPVVFFDALRVKIRGDGVVSNKAVYLALGIQADGQRDVLGLWIEQTEGAKFWLKVFNDLKTRGCQDILIAVVDGLKGLAEAIGTAYPRTAVQTCIVHLIRNSLEYASHKDRKAVATALRPIYAAASEQAAQQALQDFTEGPWGTKYPTIVQSWQRAWEHVTPFFVFPPEIRRVVYTTNAIESLNMQLRKIIKTRGHFPNDEAAIKLLWLALRNVLAKSVRAAFDWKAAMNQFAILFGERFTLARG, encoded by the coding sequence ATGCCGATCATGAAAAAGAAACGTACCGTAGCCTCCCAGGCAGCGGCCCGAGGGCCGCTGCCTGAGCTGCCGGAAGGTCTGCTTGATGAACTGGTGAAGGGTCCGATGACGCCTGTCCAGGTTCAGGACCTGATGCTGGCGTTCAACAAGGCCATCATCGAGCGCGCGATGGGCGCCGAGATGAACATGCATCTGGGCTACCCGCCGGGCCAGCCCAAGCCCGACGGCCAGGCCAACGAACGCAACGGCGCCAGCGGCAAGACGATCATCACCGAGCGCGGCCCGGTGCGGCTCGATCTGCCGCGGGACCGTGAGGGCAGTTTCGCGCCGATCCTGATTCCCAAACACGAGCGCCGTTTCACGGGCTTCGATGAGCGCATCATCGCCATGTACGCACGCGGCATGAGCGTGCGCGAGATTCAGGCGTTTCTGGCTGAAAGCTATGGCACCGAGGTCTCACCCGACTTCATCAGTTCGGTCACCGATGAGGTGATGGCCGAAACGCTGGCCTGGCAAAACCGCCCGCTCGAGCCGATGTACCCGGTGGTGTTCTTCGACGCGCTACGCGTGAAGATCCGTGGCGACGGTGTGGTGAGCAACAAGGCCGTCTATCTGGCGCTGGGTATCCAGGCCGACGGCCAGCGCGACGTACTCGGCCTGTGGATTGAACAGACCGAGGGCGCGAAGTTCTGGCTCAAGGTGTTCAATGACCTCAAGACCCGCGGTTGCCAGGACATCCTGATCGCGGTGGTGGACGGTCTGAAAGGACTGGCCGAGGCGATCGGGACGGCGTACCCCCGCACGGCGGTGCAGACCTGCATCGTGCATCTGATCCGAAACAGTCTGGAGTACGCCAGCCACAAGGACCGCAAGGCGGTCGCCACGGCGCTGCGTCCGATCTATGCAGCCGCGAGCGAACAGGCTGCACAGCAGGCCTTGCAGGACTTCACTGAAGGACCCTGGGGAACGAAGTATCCGACCATCGTGCAATCCTGGCAGCGCGCCTGGGAACACGTCACACCGTTCTTCGTGTTTCCCCCGGAGATACGCCGGGTCGTGTACACAACAAACGCCATAGAGAGTCTGAACATGCAACTGCGCAAGATCATCAAGACCCGCGGACACTTCCCCAACGACGAAGCTGCCATCAAGCTGCTGTGGCTGGCGCTGCGCAACGTGCTGGCAAAGTCCGTACGCGCCGCATTCGACTGGAAAGCGGCGATGAACCAGTTTGCTATTCTGTTTGGCGAGCGCTTCACGCTCGCACGTGGCTAG
- a CDS encoding M48 family metallopeptidase, which yields MLVKAIFLSREEQPELYAFVDDIAMRLNAQPPKNIIAGIEPKFFVTTSPVSLFGQNGTLANQTLFISLAMMRLFDKREFAAVIGHELGHFRDDDTTYSMRFAPTYARLGNAWAAMSVQTGGAADLARLPALVMLDTCWTVFASAERAIGRERELLADKAGAEASDAGSLARALVKVSTHAAQWGYLTQAHIDQLAEGRTFSNLSTTFENGCRTALSAMDWSVARDALGSSTQAHPVDTHPVLSQRLESLGTSLDAITLDDISVPTESSVLLVRHPEEIEKQLSVLEGTYP from the coding sequence ATGCTGGTCAAAGCGATATTCCTCTCCCGAGAGGAACAGCCTGAACTTTATGCGTTCGTCGACGACATCGCAATGCGGCTCAACGCGCAGCCGCCTAAGAACATCATCGCTGGAATCGAGCCGAAATTTTTTGTTACCACTAGCCCAGTAAGTCTCTTTGGACAAAACGGCACGCTTGCCAATCAAACGTTGTTCATATCGCTGGCGATGATGAGGCTTTTCGACAAGCGGGAGTTCGCGGCGGTTATCGGACACGAGCTCGGGCATTTCCGGGACGACGATACGACATACAGCATGCGGTTCGCCCCGACTTACGCCCGCCTTGGCAACGCGTGGGCTGCAATGTCTGTTCAGACTGGCGGAGCGGCTGATCTTGCACGCCTGCCGGCATTGGTGATGCTCGACACATGCTGGACCGTCTTCGCATCCGCGGAGCGGGCAATCGGACGCGAACGAGAACTGCTTGCCGACAAGGCGGGGGCGGAAGCTTCTGACGCAGGTTCCCTTGCGCGCGCGTTGGTGAAGGTCTCGACTCACGCTGCCCAATGGGGATACTTGACTCAAGCCCATATCGACCAACTCGCGGAAGGGCGTACATTTTCAAATCTCTCAACGACATTCGAAAACGGCTGTCGAACTGCGTTGAGCGCTATGGACTGGTCGGTCGCACGTGACGCACTGGGCAGTTCAACTCAGGCCCACCCGGTGGACACACACCCAGTCCTCTCCCAGAGATTAGAGAGTCTTGGAACGTCCTTGGACGCAATCACGCTCGACGACATATCTGTGCCAACTGAATCTTCCGTTTTACTTGTGCGGCATCCGGAGGAAATCGAAAAGCAGCTCTCCGTGCTCGAGGGGACCTATCCGTGA
- a CDS encoding IS256 family transposase: protein MPIMKKKRTVASQAAARGPLPELPEGLLDELVKGPMTPVQVQDLMLAFNKAIIERAMGAEMNMHLGYPPGQPKPDGQANERNGASDKTIITERGPVRLDLPRDREGSFAPILIPKHERRFTGFDERIIAMYARGMSVREIQAFLAESYGTEVSPDFISSVTDEVMAETLAWQNRPLEPMYPVVFFDALRVKIRGDGVVSNKAVYLALGIQADGQRDVLGLWIEQTEGAKFWLKVFNDLKTRGCQDILIAVVDGLKGLAEAIGTAYPRTAVQTCIVHLIRNSLEYASHKDRKAVATALRPIYAAASEQAAQQALQDFTEGPWGTKYPTIVQSWQRAWEHVTPFFVFPPEIRRVVYTTNAIESLNMQLRKIIKTRGHFPNDEAAIKLLWLALRNVLAKSVRAAFDWKAAMNQFAILFGERFTLARG from the coding sequence ATGCCGATCATGAAAAAGAAACGTACCGTAGCCTCCCAGGCAGCGGCCCGAGGGCCGCTGCCTGAGCTGCCGGAAGGTCTGCTTGATGAACTGGTGAAGGGTCCGATGACGCCTGTCCAGGTTCAGGACCTGATGCTGGCGTTCAACAAGGCCATCATCGAGCGCGCAATGGGCGCCGAGATGAACATGCATCTGGGCTACCCGCCGGGCCAGCCCAAGCCTGACGGCCAGGCCAACGAACGCAACGGCGCCAGCGACAAGACAATCATCACCGAGCGCGGCCCCGTCAGGCTCGATCTGCCGCGCGATCGTGAGGGCAGTTTCGCGCCGATCCTGATTCCCAAACACGAGCGCCGTTTCACGGGCTTCGATGAGCGCATCATCGCCATGTACGCCCGCGGCATGAGCGTGCGCGAGATTCAGGCGTTTCTGGCTGAAAGCTATGGCACCGAGGTCTCACCCGACTTCATCAGCTCAGTCACTGACGAAGTGATGGCTGAAACGCTGGCCTGGCAAAACCGCCCGCTCGAGCCGATGTACCCGGTGGTGTTCTTCGACGCGCTACGCGTGAAGATCCGTGGCGACGGCGTGGTGAGCAACAAGGCCGTCTATCTGGCGCTGGGTATCCAGGCCGACGGCCAGCGCGACGTACTCGGCCTGTGGATTGAACAGACCGAGGGCGCGAAGTTCTGGCTCAAGGTGTTCAATGACCTCAAGACCCGCGGTTGCCAGGACATCCTGATCGCCGTGGTGGACGGTCTGAAAGGACTGGCCGAGGCGATCGGGACGGCGTACCCCCGCACGGCGGTGCAGACCTGCATCGTGCATCTGATCCGAAACAGTCTGGAGTACGCCAGCCACAAGGACCGCAAGGCGGTCGCCACGGCGCTGCGTCCGATCTATGCAGCCGCGAGCGAACAGGCTGCACAGCAGGCCTTGCAGGACTTCACTGAAGGACCCTGGGGAACGAAGTATCCGACCATCGTGCAATCCTGGCAGCGCGCCTGGGAACACGTCACACCGTTCTTCGTGTTTCCTCCGGAGATACGCCGGGTCGTGTACACAACAAACGCCATAGAGAGTCTGAACATGCAACTGCGCAAGATCATCAAGACCCGAGGCCACTTCCCCAACGACGAGGCCGCCATCAAGCTGCTGTGGCTGGCGCTACGTAACGTGCTGGCAAAGTCCGTGAGAGCGGCATTCGACTGGAAAGCGGCGATGAACCAGTTTGCTATCCTGTTTGGCGAGCGCTTCACGCTCGCACGTGGCTAG
- a CDS encoding surface-adhesin E family protein gives MLEDFSKPQPNATKGKPAFQSLVNSVVINCATRQISQPKVLAYTGKMGGGKLIEGKEYPHTFEPFAEGSLESDIAAKICIG, from the coding sequence GTGCTTGAGGATTTCTCGAAGCCGCAACCGAACGCCACGAAAGGAAAACCGGCGTTCCAGTCGCTGGTCAACAGCGTCGTCATCAACTGCGCTACGCGACAAATTTCACAGCCCAAGGTACTCGCCTACACAGGCAAAATGGGGGGCGGGAAACTTATCGAAGGGAAAGAGTATCCGCACACGTTCGAACCCTTTGCCGAGGGTTCGCTGGAATCGGATATTGCCGCGAAAATCTGTATCGGCTAG
- a CDS encoding excisionase family DNA-binding protein, with protein MTVEEAAKYLFVSRSHIRVLLASGTLLEVLPGNPLGEVEVEVASVQAYRERLDAARRAWLDAQTEDNDPVRSQVLRRPPPDDS; from the coding sequence ATGACCGTTGAAGAAGCCGCGAAATATCTCTTCGTGAGCCGTTCTCATATCCGCGTTCTTCTCGCGTCAGGGACGCTGCTCGAAGTTTTGCCGGGAAACCCACTCGGTGAGGTCGAAGTCGAAGTGGCTTCGGTACAGGCTTACCGGGAGAGATTGGACGCCGCGCGGCGAGCCTGGCTGGATGCGCAGACGGAGGATAACGACCCTGTGAGGTCGCAGGTACTTCGACGACCTCCGCCCGATGATTCCTAG
- a CDS encoding BPSL0761 family protein, with the protein MTTPHERTKAVIDTRELLQMLASADEITINGLFQTVALGLLRHYPLDIDLDRSAAALPGIWAAPKQRRPGSTAVSECPRGSPYWGDADDVRSQEEDDDQTACGS; encoded by the coding sequence ATGACGACCCCACATGAGCGCACGAAAGCCGTTATTGATACGCGAGAGCTGTTGCAGATGCTCGCATCTGCCGACGAGATAACCATCAACGGCCTTTTCCAGACCGTGGCCCTAGGCCTGCTCAGGCACTATCCGCTCGACATTGACCTGGACCGGTCGGCCGCAGCATTACCCGGAATCTGGGCCGCACCAAAACAAAGGCGGCCGGGCTCAACAGCAGTCTCGGAATGTCCACGAGGTTCTCCCTACTGGGGCGATGCTGACGATGTTCGCAGTCAGGAAGAAGATGATGACCAGACGGCATGTGGTTCCTGA
- a CDS encoding DUF6471 domain-containing protein gives MSEEDAVWGGLASRVIRVALERKGLTYAGLAETLTAIGVGETERALISRLARGTVKLTLLLQIIHVTQAFAPRLWLEALTLPGTWEERAQAVVAAELREKPWITPNRLVSLLADIGVATTEKSLASQFSTGAIPLTLFLQCSVVLGSCSLHSYIDFADLVAAVDLSDRQRGPE, from the coding sequence GTGAGCGAGGAAGATGCGGTGTGGGGAGGACTAGCCTCCCGTGTCATCCGGGTCGCGCTTGAGCGAAAGGGATTGACCTATGCTGGATTGGCCGAAACGCTGACTGCCATTGGGGTTGGCGAAACAGAACGCGCCCTTATCTCGCGCCTCGCTCGCGGCACGGTAAAGCTCACACTTCTGCTGCAAATCATCCATGTAACGCAAGCCTTTGCTCCACGCCTTTGGCTGGAGGCATTAACTCTTCCCGGAACGTGGGAGGAACGGGCGCAAGCGGTGGTTGCGGCCGAACTGCGTGAAAAGCCATGGATTACGCCGAACCGACTCGTCTCTCTTCTCGCAGATATCGGAGTTGCCACAACCGAGAAGTCGCTTGCGTCTCAATTCTCGACAGGCGCGATTCCTCTCACGCTCTTTCTGCAGTGCTCCGTCGTGCTGGGGAGTTGCAGCCTCCATAGCTATATCGACTTCGCGGACCTTGTCGCCGCAGTTGACTTGAGCGACCGCCAGCGCGGCCCCGAATAG
- a CDS encoding TniQ family protein, which produces MQSNEVFASMVMTSIADGEHLPLYPARLRSFACVDLTPSGLLFPSGMRSLIDQFGDLVGPLDKVFARNMLLPLFKRALDPEGQAFLEGHCLDAPKMGLPAVVGLNGPRSGWARATAACCPMCIQDDIAPCGNPFWKRDHLVPGLLFCSRHQLPLHVPCEMCADFRKHPNLTTHPGRHCGCGLRPLSQATALSDADMASETEMAKAASNLLQPNYLPQLNHIGFATLVAKSASELGLVEEKGVNWRRTEEYLKDTPHSRLISRTSILLGRVQVGAVLRGKAVFRNPLQGVALLIALYGTWDAVEAECLTAASEERQTAPAKEKENVSLRSTAARNRKWAAKNHDRWFAHYVEAYREVRRMHPDDTFSQLMRRLPRCAGYFLSRANMVAAGEDVPTRFAYDKALDRSFSGHIRATAKRLSDEGYRGRLTQRALTRGHRMDLAWYQIRDRLPLAKLALAECEESEPAYRRRRLMTLCNSATVLKMPQFTKGQINEMDDVAVRKFLKHGVAQ; this is translated from the coding sequence ATGCAATCGAATGAAGTTTTTGCATCAATGGTGATGACCTCCATCGCCGACGGTGAGCATTTACCCCTGTACCCGGCGCGCCTTCGTAGCTTCGCGTGCGTTGACCTGACACCAAGTGGACTGCTGTTTCCGAGTGGTATGCGGAGCCTTATTGACCAATTTGGAGATTTGGTTGGACCGCTCGATAAGGTTTTCGCTCGCAATATGCTTTTGCCGTTATTCAAGCGCGCATTGGACCCGGAAGGGCAAGCCTTTCTCGAAGGTCACTGTCTTGACGCGCCAAAAATGGGGCTGCCGGCCGTGGTCGGGCTAAACGGGCCACGCTCTGGCTGGGCGCGCGCTACCGCTGCTTGCTGCCCTATGTGCATCCAGGACGACATCGCCCCGTGCGGCAACCCTTTTTGGAAACGCGACCATCTCGTACCGGGCCTGCTCTTTTGTAGTCGGCATCAACTGCCGCTGCACGTCCCGTGCGAGATGTGTGCCGACTTCAGGAAACATCCGAATCTGACAACGCACCCGGGCAGGCATTGCGGCTGCGGACTGAGGCCTCTCTCGCAGGCGACGGCGTTGTCCGACGCCGACATGGCATCGGAAACGGAGATGGCGAAGGCTGCTTCAAACCTGCTGCAGCCTAACTACTTGCCGCAACTCAATCACATAGGTTTTGCGACCCTTGTTGCAAAATCCGCCAGTGAACTGGGGTTGGTAGAGGAAAAAGGCGTCAACTGGCGGCGCACGGAAGAGTATCTTAAGGATACCCCTCACTCACGTCTAATCTCGCGCACTTCGATTCTGCTCGGACGCGTGCAAGTCGGCGCCGTCCTACGCGGCAAAGCCGTATTCCGAAATCCATTGCAAGGCGTCGCGTTGCTGATTGCACTCTACGGGACCTGGGATGCGGTTGAAGCGGAATGTTTGACCGCGGCATCCGAGGAACGCCAAACTGCGCCCGCGAAGGAAAAGGAGAACGTCAGTCTTCGAAGCACTGCCGCCAGAAACCGTAAATGGGCTGCGAAAAATCACGACCGGTGGTTCGCTCACTACGTTGAGGCGTATCGGGAAGTTCGAAGGATGCATCCCGATGACACTTTCTCTCAACTGATGCGTCGCCTTCCTCGCTGCGCAGGTTATTTTCTGTCTCGCGCAAACATGGTCGCAGCTGGAGAAGACGTACCTACGCGATTTGCCTATGACAAGGCTCTCGACCGGTCATTCTCCGGACACATACGTGCGACGGCAAAGCGGCTTTCTGATGAGGGCTATCGCGGGAGACTTACACAACGCGCCTTGACACGTGGTCACCGAATGGACCTCGCATGGTATCAAATCCGTGACCGATTGCCGCTCGCGAAACTGGCGCTCGCGGAGTGCGAGGAGTCCGAGCCGGCGTATAGACGCCGCCGCTTGATGACGCTTTGCAACTCGGCGACCGTCTTGAAGATGCCGCAATTCACCAAGGGCCAGATTAACGAAATGGACGATGTGGCAGTGCGGAAGTTTCTCAAACACGGAGTCGCACAATGA